The genomic segment CTTGCCCTACCGCGAAGTGCGGAAAGATTTGCGTAACTCAGTATGTAGATCTTCGTCCACGTATGGCAATACCGCTTCAACACTCAAGGCAGTGTCAGGATATACCGTTACCCCATTCGCAGCGAACAATTGCGCTGTCACACCCATGCCAGGTATCTTCACCCCAGAGAAACTGCCATCATATATCACCTCTACCCCGCACGATGGGCTCCGATCTTTGAGAAAGGCGACCGAGATGTGATGACGTTTAACAATACGTAAAGCTCTCTGAGCTCCTGCTTCGTATGCGTCGGTAACATCGTTACCGCCGATTTCAAGAACTCTTCGGTGAGTCTTAGTGAAGCTATTGTTATGAGCAATTTCTGCTGGCGGACGCGGGATTGCAAAACCTCCGAGAATCTCTGGACATGCGGATATAGCCTGTCCACGCTCAACGAGCCACTGTGCAATATCATTTCGCGCATCCGCGCCATCATAACGCACTGCAAAACCCGCAAGGCAGGAACTCACTAGTATCACTTGCATTCCCCCAACATTGATGTGATTTACAGAACTATCGTGCCATGCAATGAAGACTCAAAACCACTATGAAGAGGCAATTGACGACTCCCTAAGAATGAGCTGGGATTCAATCTCAGTATGAGTAGGCAACCAAGCTTTACTCTCATGCTCCTTTGCTATGAGATTCATAGCCTGTTCAGCAATAGGTGTCCAAGGCATATTCACAGCAGTAAAAGAAGGTTTGCCTAAACCACTTTCTCCGCACAACTCTGAATCTTTCAACACCACCAACTTAATTTGCTCCGGTATGCTGATCTCGCAGGTGCGACAAGCAGCAAGAATGCCAAGCGCTGTCATATCGTCAGCGCAAATAATGGATTCCGGATACTGCGCACCTTCAGTAAATATCTTCTTGGCTTCTTGAAAACCATAGTCCATACCGCCAGTACCAAAACGGATCCACTCGGTCCGAGTTGATAAACCGGAAACAGTCATTTGCATATGAAAGGCAGTGAACAAATCCATACCATCAACTGAATCGGTGGGACTACCAAAATATGCCACAGAATGTGCACCAACTGCGTTCAAATGCTCAGCAATCGTCTGCATGACGAGGCTACTACTCGTCCCAACCCAATCCAACTGATTTGAATACGACTGTGAGAACAACTGCACCACAGGCGTATGTTCGGCAATCTCATCGAGAAGATCTGCCACTGCTTCTGTTTGAACCGGCACCACAAGTATGCCGTCAACGCGACGAGATACCACTGCACGCAATCGTTGCTGCTGCTCTTGAGTATCTTTCCCAAGGCCGAGGAGCAGTTGTTTACCTTGCCCATTGATCACCGGCTCAATTGCCTGAACCAGTCCCGAGTACATTGAAGCGCACAATTCAGGGACAATCACCGCAATTGTATTGGTAACATCACTACGCAATGCACTGGCTGCATAATTCACTGAATAATTGAGCTTCTCAGCAGCACGCTTAACTCTTCGGCTAAGATCGTCGTCTTTCTTTCGTCTTCCCGATAGCACCCTTGACACCGTTGCGGTTGAGACACCCGCCAAAGCGGCAACATTCGAGATTGAAGCCTCGCTAGTCAGCGTTTTTTGCGACATAGCACACCCCGAATTTCACCTAGCCGATGTATCAACCGCATCGATTGATGACGGCATATACAGCTTAATACCTATTCAGCAGCCAAAAGGGTTTTTACCAAACCATCAGCGACAGTCTCAGCGTCATCGCCCTCAACAACAATCTCGACGTTGTCGTGTTGCTGGATACCCAAGCTCATCACCATCAACACACTCGCAGCATCCACCCCAGGGGTGCCAGGCTTCTTGGAGATGGTCACCGTGCAGCCACTTGCCGCTACAGCTTGAGCAAAAGCAGAAGCAGGACGCGCATGAATTCCCACTGGATCTTCAATTTGCACTGTTCGTGTTGCAGTTGCCATAAATACTCCCTTGTACCGGAAATTAAAGTGCGCATCTTGTATGCACACGCCATATACGATACTCCGGATTGACGTTTTTCAGAAATCGTTTACCATAGTAATTACAGCGTTTCAAAGATACATTGAAGTGACCTTTGGAGCGGCACATCATCAACACAGCTACATGAAGCATGGGGCATTGGGCTGAGCGCAGCGCAGCAGCTGCGAGAGAGACATTTGCTGACAAAGAGGGGATTCGCATGAACATCATTGGTACGGGAATTGGACGTGGAATCGCTGTGGGACACATCCTTCGCATGGAGCCAGCATTGCAGGCTCCTGCTGATAGCAACAGATCTTCCGACATTGAATATGACCAAGCCGAACATGACGTACAGCAGGTATTGAATCAAGTCAGTGACGATCTGAGCAAACGTGCTGAAGATGCACAACAGGACGCGCAGACACGCGACGCAGCACCGATTCTTATTGCGCTCTCACAAATGGCGGTGGACCCTGCACTTAAACAGTCCATCAGCGCAGTCTTGAAACAAGGTAAAACTACTGAACGCGCAGTGTATGAAGGATTCAATGAATTCGAAGACAAGTTGAGTGCTCTCGGTGGCTACATGGCAGAACGAGCAAGCGATTTGCATGACGTTGGGCAGCGGGCAATTGCTTTACTCCTAGGTGCGCCAATGCCTGGCATTCCTCAGAGCGACGAGCCATTCGTGCTGCTGGCTGAAGACCTATCACCTGCTGACACAGCAGCTCTTGATATGAGCAAAACCCTAGGAATTATTACTGTCCAAGGGAGCCCAACAAGCCATACAGCGATTTTGGCAAGATCGCGAGGCATCGTAGCCGTTGTAGGCGCTCAGGAAGCAGCCACCCTGTCAAACGGCTCAAATGTAATCGTGAATGCAGCGCGGGGTGTAGTGAATGTTGACCCCAGCGATGAGGATTTGCAAGAAGCTGAACACCTCAAGCAGCATGCACAACGTGCGAAACTCCTACGAGGCAAAGCCGGTGCCACCAAAGATGGCGTCCCTATAGCACTGTTGGCAAATGTTGCCAAACCACAAGATGCCACAGCAGCATTGGAATATGGAGCTGAGGGAGTAGGCCTGTTCCGCACAGAATTCATGTTCATGTCTTCAGCTACCTCACCTTCTGTTGAGGAGCAAAGCAAAGCATACGTGGAATTACTCAGCCATTTCTCTGGAAAGAAAGTCGTCATCCGCATGCTCGATGCTGGTGCCGATAAACCCTTGGAATTCCTCACCCCAGAAAATGAGCCCAATCCAGCTCTTGGCCTCAGAGGCTTGCGCACCCTACGAACTCATAAGCAAATTCTCGAGGACCAACTAGAAGCTCTAGCACAAGCAGATAAAGAAACTGACGCAGACCTTTGGGTTATGGCACCAATGGTTGCTGATGAACATGAGGCAGAGTATTTTGTTAAACTCGGCAAAGAGAAAGGCCTCTCTCATGTTGGAGCTATGGCCGAAGTACCGTCCATTGCACTTATGGCTGACGAAGTAGCGCAAGTGAGTGATTTCGTAAGTATCGGTACCAACGATCTTACCCAGTACACTCTTGCAGCAGACAGAACGCTTGCATCCGTTAGCGCGTATCAAACTGCTTGGCATCCGGCGGTTTTGCGAGCCATCAAGTTGATTGCAGATGCCGGTAAGAAACACCATATGCCTGTTGGCGTTTGTGGCGAAGCGGCTGCGGACCCAGATTTGGCACTCGTACTCTTTGGATTGGGTGTCACATCACTATCGATGACTCCATTTGCCCTAGACGATGTTAGGGCAAATCTCGCAGCGCACACTAGCGAAGAAGCTCAATCTCTCGCTCAACGTGCTTTGGCAGGAGATTTCTACCCGCCGAAGCGCGGCTGATTAACGGCAGTACCTATATCAGCGGACATCACTCAGCAATAACTACTCATACCTTGGGAGGTATCTCAATGACCGCAACTATCCAAGAGTTTTTACCCGATACTTCATTTGTACTCGACCAGAGCGCTCAAGATTGGAAAGATGCCATACGTTTGGCAGGAAAAGGACTTGAAGACTCAGGATTTACTACTTCGGCTTATACACAAGAGATGATTGACACTGTAGAGAAAATGGGCCCCTACATCGTTATCGCGCCAGGCCTAGCATTGGCTCATTCACGCCCATCTGCAGCCGTGCTCCATACCGGTCTGAGTTGGGTGAGACTGAGCACTCCCGTTCCATTTGGCAATAAAGCGAACGACCCCGTATCCCTAGTGATCGGCCTTGCCGGAAAAAACGAGGAAGAACATCTCCAAGTGATGTCTGCAATAGCCAAGTCATTATCTAATCCCGCCACGAAGGATGAGCTCAACAACGCTCAATCCCCCGAGGCGATCAGAACAATCCTCAACAGCTGAGACACCCTGTCCCAGCCTTGTAAATCACCACCAGAGAAAAGAGAAAAGAATGAACATCCTATGCGTATGCGGCAATGGTATCGGCACCTCTGTGCTACTCAAAATCAATGTTGAACAAGTAGCTGCTGACATGGATCTCGATGTCAATGTCACCACATCAGATGCAGGGAGCGCTAAGGGCACTGCAAACCAGAGCGATCTGGTACTTACCTCACCTCAACTCGCAGCAGAACTTGAAGGCGTTGATGTTCCTGTTGAAACCATTGAGAACTTCATGGATCAGCAAGAAGTCAAAGACGTCCTTGAGAAGTATGTCGATTAGTACTCAGCACAGGTACTGACACTGCTCGTCACAACTCAAATCTTTAACCAGACCACATCTGAAAAGAGAAAGAAATGAATGTAATCATACAGGTGCTGGACTTTATCAGCCAAGAAATTCTTAATGTCCCTGCCTACCTGATCGGCATTGTAGCCGTTATTGGCCTCATCGCGCTCAAACGTAGCGCAGGGCAGGTTATCTCAGGTGGACTCAAAGCGGCAATGGGCTATCTCATCCTCGGTGCAGGAGCGACAGTTGTTACTGCAGCACTGTCACCATTTGGAGAGCTGGTTCTGAAATCTACCGGCGCTCAGGGCGTGGTACCCACTAACGAAGTCATCACGGCACAAGCTTCTAGCCAGTATGGTGCAACTTCCGCCTACATCATCGTGCTCAGCTTCCTCATCATGCTGCTCTTTGCACGCTTCACACCACTGAAGTACGTGTTCCTAACCGGCCACCATATGGTCTTCATGTCAACTCTGCTGGCAGTAGTGCTATCTGTAGGTTTAGGATCCGACAATCAACTTCTCGTCATCTTGGTCGGAGCAGCCCTGATGGGTGTTGTCATGGTTGTACTGCCTGCTTTCGCGCAGCCTTTCATGAACAGAGTTACAGGAAATGACAAGCTGGCAATAGGACATTTCAATACACTTGGTTATATTGTCTCTGGCGCTGTCGGCGCTAAGGTTGGCAAAAAATCACGTTCCACTGAAGACATCAATTTCCCGAAGGGACTGAACTTCCTTCGTGACTCAATGGTCTCAACCACTGTGTTAATGATTGTGCTGTACTTGGTGTTCTCAATCTGGGGTGCCATAGTCTTGCCTGCCAAAACAGCTTTTGCAATCTTCCCATCACACCCTGCTAATTACGGAGCCTTCTTCATGGCTGCATTCGCTCAGGCATTGCAGTTCGGCATCGGTGTAAGCATTATCCTCTACGGCGTGCGCATCATCCTTGGTGAATTGGTTCCTGCCTTCCAGGGTATTGCTAATAAGGTAGTTCCTGGCGCTAAGCCAGCTCTAGATGTCCCGATTGTGTTCCCATTCGGAGCAAATGCATCGCTTATCGGCTTCCTATCTTCCTTCGCGGGCGGTCTGGTGGCACTCGTCATCATCGCCGTCTGGCTTGGACCGGTTTGGGGAATCGCCCTAATCCTGCCAGGCATGGTTCCTCACTTCTTCGATGGTGGTGGTGCTGGTGTATTCGGTAATGCAACTGGTGGTCGTATCGGTTCTGTGGTTGGTGGTTTCATCAACGGCATGCTGATTACCTTCCTTCCAGCAGCTCTGATGACCGTTATGGGCAGCTTCGGTATCGCTAATTCAACATTCGGCGATGCAGACTTTGGCTGGTTCGGTACCATTGTTGGCAATATCGCTCACCTCGGTACAGTTGGCGGTGCAATTGGCTTAATAATCTTTGCAGCCGTGTTGCTTGCTGGTGCTTGGGTTTGGCAAGTTAAAGTTGTTGACAAAGGCTGGATGCCAGCTAAGGAGCACACTGCTTTTATCGATGAGATCAAAGCAGCAGAGAAGGCAGAAAAAGCTGCTCGCAAAAATGCTCAGAAATCAGCTACTACTAAAGCATAAGTTCTCCTTACGAGAATGCTGACTACACAGGGGCCACGTTATATACGTGGCCCCTGTTGTTGCTTCATACCCTCAGTAAGACAAGAAGAAGTTGCGTCTCATAAAACGAGCTCATTTGCACACCACAAATAGCTTTGAGAGCACTAATTATGGCTTTGCAAACCGCACAATCAGGAAATATTCAGCTTGCTAGCATCATTATTGAAGAATCAGACAAGATAACTCACACTTGACACCCTCATAGTCAAAGGTGAGACGATAGTGGTCGGTGTTGCCCCAAAGTGATTCGGGATGACTACCAACCAACAGCTGCTCTTGTAAACACGTACAGACGCGTGCGATACAAAGCGCATGAATGATGGAGAAGACACGGTATGTTCGTTCTGAAAGAAGCATGGGCAACGATAAGCCGCCATAAAGGGCGTTCCACTCTGGCGGCATTGACGATTGTCATCGTTTCGGTGGTGTCGTTAACAGGCCTCTCCATACTCAAAGCAGAGAATATTGCGACGACAACAAGTTACGATTCTCAAGACGTCACAGCCATATTCAAGCTCAACCGAGCAAAAGTTATCAAAGCAAATGAGGGTAAAACCATTGACTGGTCCAAATACACTTTGGGCTGGGAAGATTACATTACCTATGCGCAGGCAGCCGTTGTCCAGTTCAGCGCCGATTACAATGAATCCGCAGATATCTCGGCCAGCGGGAACCTTAAAGCAGTGTCTGGTAACTCAGGTACATCCTCTGATACCGCTGTCGGTAAAGGACGTGGGGCTCTCTCGGTAGTTGGTTTCTCATCAGCAGCATCTGCAAAGAAAGCAGCAAACGGCTCCTTCACTTTGACATCAGGGAAAGCTGTCAGCTACTCGGAAAGCACAGCGAGCAACACTGTATTAATCTCGCAGGCTCTCGCCAAGAAGAACAATCTCAAAGTGGGCGATAGCATCACTGTTGCCGATATGAAAACTTCGAGCAAAACGCATAAGTTGACGATTTCAGGTATCTATAAGAATGCCACTACCGCCAAGTCTTCTTCAGCCGATGCAGATAACCCCGATAACGCTATATACACGAGTTACTACACCTTCATGAGCATGGGTTTGGATTCCGAAACAACCCCTGGTACAGCAGGTCACAGTCTCAATATGGTTTTCGGTTTCAGCACGCCAAAGGATTTCAAGACCTTCACGAAGAATGTGCGCAAGGCCGGACTGAGCAAGAATTACGATCTGGTTTCTGAAAGCTTGCAACAGTATAACGAGACAGTTGAGCCTCTCACACAGACCGCAAAGTGGGCACGCTACACCATGCTCACCTTAGCGATTCTAGGGGCAGTGATACTTCTAGCATGTGGGTTCTTTACTTTGAGCCACCGGAAACAAGAAATTGGCATGCTTATGACCTTAGGCGTAGGCAAAGTGAGAATTTCTTGGCGTTTTATCATAGAAATGTTCATAGTAGTGATTCCAAGCTTGCTCGTTGGGCTGGGCGGAGGCTACGCACTCAACCTACTGGTAGCACGTTGGATTCCCGCCCATAGTATTGCCGAATCAACCCCAGACCTTGGCGTGTGGAAAATACTCATATCGGTGGCCGCAGGTCTTTGTGCCCTGTGCATCATCGCTGCAATAACACGCATCACGATATTTAGAAAGCGCAACTTATTGCTGCCACGACAGGAGGCACAGGCATGAGCAGGAAAGCGAAATCCGTACCAGAATCTGAGGAAATAGCGTCTTCCACACCAAACAGCTCTCTGTCACAGAAGGACCTAGATATGAGCGATCAGTCGAAAGATGAGCACGAGACATCAGCAAATATCGACTCAGCAAAGAATGATGCAGATGTCGACGACATTCAACAAGAAGAGAGTGCCCCTTCAGTAAGTTTTACCATCGTATTCGACGATGATGACGAAGAAGAAGCTGCGCAAGACGACGATACCAGTGCTGATCACTCATCGGATTCAACGTCCGCAACCATCGTCGAGAACAATGAAGCAAAGCTCTCTGATGAGCACTCCCCGACTGAGAGCGAAGATAACCACGTCGCTGATGCAGCGTTAGACAAGGAGCCCTTGCCAGCTGCGAGCGACACTAGCTCAGATGCCACCTCGACGAAAGCTAATCAGCCGGCAAAGACCCAGCAACCAGCAGAATCTGAACATCTCAGTGATACGAAAGACCCATTGATGCATGTATCTTCGCGTATTAACGCTGAGATACATCGCAAGAGCAAATTGAAAATTGATCAGTACCCTATTCTGTCGCTGCAAAATGCCAGCTATTTCCCGAAGAAAAACCGATACGCCGTCTTAGATAATGTCAATTGGCCCTTCTACGCCAGTAGCATCCAAACCGTGTTGGTCGACTCTGAAGATGCTCGAATGGCCACTATGGGTCTGCTCAGTGGTTTATTACTACCTACAGCAGGAACTGTTGAATTCCACGGCAAGAATCTACTCGAGTTGGAAGCGTCAGAGTACCGTGGGCATCTTGTAGGCATCATGTTCCAGCAGTGCTCCACACGCGACGAGCTCAGTGCCTTGGATAACCTTATACTCACCATGCAGGCCTCTGGACGTAATTTTCTCAAGCCTATGCCTGTTATTGCCAACGAGCAGCTACGTCGAGTTAACTTCCCTGAGGACCAAATTGACATTCCTGTGGCAAAGATACAGCTTATTGATAGACGTAGAGCTGAAATAGCTAGAACGTTATGTTGCGATGCAACAGTAATCATTCTTGACGAGCCCACTGCCGGTTTGGAACATCAAGAGGCAATTACCATTATGAAACTGTTGGAAGGCCTTACTCAAGAGAATAAACGCTGCGTTATCGTGGTGACCTCAGATGATGATATTGCGCAATACGGTGAGATGATATACGAAGTCTGATGAATTGGCTGATTACGGTTTGCGATTAATGACCGTAATCAGCCAAACTATGTAATACGAAACGAAACTGAGAGTGAGGTACCGGTGAGACGAAGCATCACCAAATTCGATCATCGCACCCTACTCTACCGTTGCCCAATTTGTCATGAGGCTCTAGAACTCGTTCAGGCCAGCTTGCAGTGTGTTAATCGCCACACCTTTAATATTTCCGCTAAAGGTTTAGTTTCACTACTCCGCGGCGAAAATGGGAATAGCAATTTATATGACCGGAACTTCTTTGAACACCGCTCTGCTGTTTTCTCGGCAGGTATGTACGAGCATGTAGCAGAAGCTTATTGTGATGCTGTGCGCACAGCGTTGTCTTCCTCGCATAAGTTCTCAGCGCAAACTTCTCATGAACCGCAAGAGCAGAGCTCAAGAGTTGTGGATGCGGGCTGTGGAGAGGGCTATTACATCCGGCGTTTGCTAAGCAGCGAAGAGCAACAGCATACGTCACAAACCCTCTCAACGAATCTCATTGCCATTGACCTCTCTAAAGATGCAATCTCATTAGCTGCCATTGGCGGGGGCGATATTGAATGGGTGGTATCAGATCTCGCGCGTATTCCCCTTCTAGATCACACCGTAGATTGCATTACCAACGTATTTTCACCTGCCAACTATGCTGAATTCGATCGGATTTTACGCCCTAGCGGCAGGCTTATCAAAATCATTCCAGGGCCGCATCATGTGATGGAGTTACGTAATGCCATCGTCAAAGCTGGCTTGCGCGGAGACTCGCAGTATTCCAATCAACAAGTGTTATCAGGCATCAATGAACATATGCATATCGTCAGCACCACCAGAGTGAGTGCTACGACAGCCGTTGATAGTGCCCTACTCAAAGATTTCATGGCGATGACACCAGTCATGTTCCACATTAACCATGATGACCTTGATCTCAGCACGATTGACGCTATTACAGTCGAAGCTGATGTAATAGTCGCCACCAGATAAAACCAAACAGCAGGAATAGCACTTTCAGTCTTAGTAATTGTCTACCACAACGAACTACCGGTGAGTGTTACTCAGTACTACCCTGTGTAATAGGCACCACTCGGATTTGCCTCGCAGCCTGCAAACCGAGGGCAATTGGTGCAGCTTCTTCAACCTCGCCAACCAAACTAAAACTCACTGAATCAGCGTATCTGGCCATTGCTTTGATTCGCACTGCTTTACCAATGCCGAAACCTTCATTCTCCAAATACCGCAGTAGCTCAGGATCTTCATCATTCACACGCTCAATACGCACTACAGAGCCTTGCTTAACATCAGAAAGCGGTTCGCTGTTGACCTCACGTATGTCACCAACTTCGCTAGGAATGGGATCTCCATGTGGATCTTTGCTCGGGTGACCAAGGGTAGCGTCGATCCGGTCAATCATCATATCTGATACAGCATGTTCCAATGAGTCTGCTTCATCATGCACTTCATCCCAGTGATAACCCAAAGC from the Bifidobacterium sp. genome contains:
- a CDS encoding PTS sugar transporter subunit IIB; amino-acid sequence: MNILCVCGNGIGTSVLLKINVEQVAADMDLDVNVTTSDAGSAKGTANQSDLVLTSPQLAAELEGVDVPVETIENFMDQQEVKDVLEKYVD
- a CDS encoding LacI family DNA-binding transcriptional regulator, with the protein product MSQKTLTSEASISNVAALAGVSTATVSRVLSGRRKKDDDLSRRVKRAAEKLNYSVNYAASALRSDVTNTIAVIVPELCASMYSGLVQAIEPVINGQGKQLLLGLGKDTQEQQQRLRAVVSRRVDGILVVPVQTEAVADLLDEIAEHTPVVQLFSQSYSNQLDWVGTSSSLVMQTIAEHLNAVGAHSVAYFGSPTDSVDGMDLFTAFHMQMTVSGLSTRTEWIRFGTGGMDYGFQEAKKIFTEGAQYPESIICADDMTALGILAACRTCEISIPEQIKLVVLKDSELCGESGLGKPSFTAVNMPWTPIAEQAMNLIAKEHESKAWLPTHTEIESQLILRESSIASS
- a CDS encoding ABC transporter permease, translated to MFVLKEAWATISRHKGRSTLAALTIVIVSVVSLTGLSILKAENIATTTSYDSQDVTAIFKLNRAKVIKANEGKTIDWSKYTLGWEDYITYAQAAVVQFSADYNESADISASGNLKAVSGNSGTSSDTAVGKGRGALSVVGFSSAASAKKAANGSFTLTSGKAVSYSESTASNTVLISQALAKKNNLKVGDSITVADMKTSSKTHKLTISGIYKNATTAKSSSADADNPDNAIYTSYYTFMSMGLDSETTPGTAGHSLNMVFGFSTPKDFKTFTKNVRKAGLSKNYDLVSESLQQYNETVEPLTQTAKWARYTMLTLAILGAVILLACGFFTLSHRKQEIGMLMTLGVGKVRISWRFIIEMFIVVIPSLLVGLGGGYALNLLVARWIPAHSIAESTPDLGVWKILISVAAGLCALCIIAAITRITIFRKRNLLLPRQEAQA
- a CDS encoding metal-dependent transcriptional regulator, which encodes MFRVITFVVNFSNQIGERFPYSNRYAALNTLELMTFQSLSSNTQDYLKVIWDLQEWTHEPIQPAAIAKKTGMKPSTVSGALGRLVTNGLVQHAPYGAVTLTERGERYALKMVRRHRLLELFLVDALGYHWDEVHDEADSLEHAVSDMMIDRIDATLGHPSKDPHGDPIPSEVGDIREVNSEPLSDVKQGSVVRIERVNDEDPELLRYLENEGFGIGKAVRIKAMARYADSVSFSLVGEVEEAAPIALGLQAARQIRVVPITQGSTE
- a CDS encoding PTS sugar transporter subunit IIA, which gives rise to MTATIQEFLPDTSFVLDQSAQDWKDAIRLAGKGLEDSGFTTSAYTQEMIDTVEKMGPYIVIAPGLALAHSRPSAAVLHTGLSWVRLSTPVPFGNKANDPVSLVIGLAGKNEEEHLQVMSAIAKSLSNPATKDELNNAQSPEAIRTILNS
- the ptsP gene encoding phosphoenolpyruvate--protein phosphotransferase, with product MNIIGTGIGRGIAVGHILRMEPALQAPADSNRSSDIEYDQAEHDVQQVLNQVSDDLSKRAEDAQQDAQTRDAAPILIALSQMAVDPALKQSISAVLKQGKTTERAVYEGFNEFEDKLSALGGYMAERASDLHDVGQRAIALLLGAPMPGIPQSDEPFVLLAEDLSPADTAALDMSKTLGIITVQGSPTSHTAILARSRGIVAVVGAQEAATLSNGSNVIVNAARGVVNVDPSDEDLQEAEHLKQHAQRAKLLRGKAGATKDGVPIALLANVAKPQDATAALEYGAEGVGLFRTEFMFMSSATSPSVEEQSKAYVELLSHFSGKKVVIRMLDAGADKPLEFLTPENEPNPALGLRGLRTLRTHKQILEDQLEALAQADKETDADLWVMAPMVADEHEAEYFVKLGKEKGLSHVGAMAEVPSIALMADEVAQVSDFVSIGTNDLTQYTLAADRTLASVSAYQTAWHPAVLRAIKLIADAGKKHHMPVGVCGEAAADPDLALVLFGLGVTSLSMTPFALDDVRANLAAHTSEEAQSLAQRALAGDFYPPKRG
- a CDS encoding DUF523 domain-containing protein; protein product: MQVILVSSCLAGFAVRYDGADARNDIAQWLVERGQAISACPEILGGFAIPRPPAEIAHNNSFTKTHRRVLEIGGNDVTDAYEAGAQRALRIVKRHHISVAFLKDRSPSCGVEVIYDGSFSGVKIPGMGVTAQLFAANGVTVYPDTALSVEAVLPYVDEDLHTELRKSFRTSR
- a CDS encoding HPr family phosphocarrier protein gives rise to the protein MATATRTVQIEDPVGIHARPASAFAQAVAASGCTVTISKKPGTPGVDAASVLMVMSLGIQQHDNVEIVVEGDDAETVADGLVKTLLAAE
- a CDS encoding ATP-binding cassette domain-containing protein — encoded protein: MSRKAKSVPESEEIASSTPNSSLSQKDLDMSDQSKDEHETSANIDSAKNDADVDDIQQEESAPSVSFTIVFDDDDEEEAAQDDDTSADHSSDSTSATIVENNEAKLSDEHSPTESEDNHVADAALDKEPLPAASDTSSDATSTKANQPAKTQQPAESEHLSDTKDPLMHVSSRINAEIHRKSKLKIDQYPILSLQNASYFPKKNRYAVLDNVNWPFYASSIQTVLVDSEDARMATMGLLSGLLLPTAGTVEFHGKNLLELEASEYRGHLVGIMFQQCSTRDELSALDNLILTMQASGRNFLKPMPVIANEQLRRVNFPEDQIDIPVAKIQLIDRRRAEIARTLCCDATVIILDEPTAGLEHQEAITIMKLLEGLTQENKRCVIVVTSDDDIAQYGEMIYEV
- a CDS encoding putative RNA methyltransferase, with the translated sequence MRRSITKFDHRTLLYRCPICHEALELVQASLQCVNRHTFNISAKGLVSLLRGENGNSNLYDRNFFEHRSAVFSAGMYEHVAEAYCDAVRTALSSSHKFSAQTSHEPQEQSSRVVDAGCGEGYYIRRLLSSEEQQHTSQTLSTNLIAIDLSKDAISLAAIGGGDIEWVVSDLARIPLLDHTVDCITNVFSPANYAEFDRILRPSGRLIKIIPGPHHVMELRNAIVKAGLRGDSQYSNQQVLSGINEHMHIVSTTRVSATTAVDSALLKDFMAMTPVMFHINHDDLDLSTIDAITVEADVIVATR
- a CDS encoding PTS ascorbate transporter subunit IIC: MNVIIQVLDFISQEILNVPAYLIGIVAVIGLIALKRSAGQVISGGLKAAMGYLILGAGATVVTAALSPFGELVLKSTGAQGVVPTNEVITAQASSQYGATSAYIIVLSFLIMLLFARFTPLKYVFLTGHHMVFMSTLLAVVLSVGLGSDNQLLVILVGAALMGVVMVVLPAFAQPFMNRVTGNDKLAIGHFNTLGYIVSGAVGAKVGKKSRSTEDINFPKGLNFLRDSMVSTTVLMIVLYLVFSIWGAIVLPAKTAFAIFPSHPANYGAFFMAAFAQALQFGIGVSIILYGVRIILGELVPAFQGIANKVVPGAKPALDVPIVFPFGANASLIGFLSSFAGGLVALVIIAVWLGPVWGIALILPGMVPHFFDGGGAGVFGNATGGRIGSVVGGFINGMLITFLPAALMTVMGSFGIANSTFGDADFGWFGTIVGNIAHLGTVGGAIGLIIFAAVLLAGAWVWQVKVVDKGWMPAKEHTAFIDEIKAAEKAEKAARKNAQKSATTKA